In Verrucomicrobiia bacterium, one genomic interval encodes:
- a CDS encoding chitobiase/beta-hexosaminidase C-terminal domain-containing protein — translation MRSINLLLLVVLLPLSVPAQFQPELETVTVNANTGSLRFPESFFVINSNRIWQVLGRTNLPPSDTPIIVSVIGDLPAVPIPPQARLAVVLADTGGDRSAGLWIFNPSSSAAASAGVVVPAGNPALGRWLQISAKSDPPLPITYPPTLTPGPGTYAGTQSVTITSLTPGATIYYTLNGTTPTTNSTVYGGALSVATTTTIQAVAWAPNHQVSSVAGGTYTITVPIAATPVLNPPPGNYVGTQSVAITSATPGATIYYTLNGTTPTTNSTVYTGAISVTSTTNLQAVAWAPGHQVSGVAGGTYTITAPTGIVYWGNSSATTMSAAQVQALSNSSAESTPFRQYSFSSGSGVYKHLVWPTSLGSPRAGDGFLLPPFPVAMATATEGATSGPENGWYWQTVTIGGVSYRHYWTFNQLNGAITITVQ, via the coding sequence ATGCGCTCCATCAACCTTCTGCTCCTCGTCGTCCTGTTGCCGCTGTCTGTGCCGGCGCAGTTCCAGCCCGAACTGGAGACGGTCACGGTCAACGCGAACACGGGTTCACTGCGTTTCCCGGAGTCCTTCTTCGTGATCAATTCGAACCGGATCTGGCAGGTGCTGGGCCGGACGAATCTGCCGCCCAGCGACACACCGATCATCGTGTCCGTGATCGGCGATCTGCCGGCGGTTCCCATTCCGCCCCAGGCCCGCCTGGCTGTGGTGCTGGCAGACACCGGTGGCGATCGGTCGGCCGGACTCTGGATCTTCAATCCGTCCAGCAGCGCGGCGGCATCGGCGGGGGTGGTCGTCCCGGCTGGTAATCCAGCACTGGGACGCTGGCTCCAGATCAGCGCCAAGAGTGATCCGCCTCTGCCGATCACCTATCCGCCGACGCTGACCCCTGGGCCCGGCACATACGCCGGCACCCAGTCAGTCACCATCACCTCTCTGACCCCGGGCGCCACCATCTACTACACGCTCAATGGGACCACCCCGACGACCAACAGCACGGTCTACGGCGGGGCGCTCTCGGTTGCCACCACCACCACGATTCAGGCAGTGGCGTGGGCGCCAAACCACCAGGTCAGTTCGGTGGCCGGAGGCACCTACACCATCACGGTGCCGATCGCGGCCACGCCGGTTCTCAATCCTCCCCCCGGCAACTACGTTGGCACCCAGTCGGTCGCGATCACGTCGGCCACTCCGGGCGCCACCATCTACTACACGCTCAACGGGACGACTCCGACCACCAACAGCACGGTCTACACCGGGGCGATCTCGGTCACCAGCACGACCAATCTCCAGGCAGTGGCATGGGCGCCGGGGCATCAGGTGAGTGGGGTGGCCGGAGGCACCTACACCATCACGGCGCCGACCGGCATCGTGTACTGGGGCAACAGCAGCGCCACGACCATGTCTGCGGCGCAGGTGCAGGCCCTCAGCAATTCCTCCGCAGAGTCCACCCCGTTTCGTCAGTACTCGTTCTCGTCCGGCAGTGGCGTATACAAGCATCTCGTCTGGCCAACCTCATTGGGAAGCCCACGGGCCGGGGACGGTTTCTTGCTGCCGCCGTTCCCGGTGGCCATGGCCACGGCGACCGAGGGGGCCACCAGCGGGCCAGAGAACGGCTGGTACTGGCAGACCGTGACCATCGGCGGCGTCAGCTATCGCCACTACTGGACGTTCAACCAGTTGAACGGAGCGATCACGATCACCGTGCAGTAA
- a CDS encoding ribbon-helix-helix protein, CopG family, giving the protein MALGSQLPIRLDPETDSRLRSAAAILGTSKSALIRLLAKSFCDQVVQIDGSIVMPPEWRKILPPSDGRSERARPTVTGDPGADEGKSRARRKRPK; this is encoded by the coding sequence GTGGCACTTGGATCGCAGCTCCCGATTCGTCTGGACCCGGAAACGGATAGTCGTTTACGGAGCGCTGCGGCCATCCTGGGAACATCGAAATCGGCCTTGATCCGGCTTCTGGCGAAATCGTTCTGCGACCAGGTCGTCCAGATCGACGGGTCTATCGTGATGCCGCCTGAATGGCGCAAAATTCTGCCGCCGTCTGACGGGCGCAGCGAGCGCGCGCGCCCGACCGTTACCGGCGACCCCGGCGCCGACGAGGGGAAGTCGCGCGCGAGAAGGAAGCGCCCAAAATGA
- a CDS encoding terminase family protein: MTSPLDLLLRYQRRWADDAHRFKIGLMARQVGKDFSSGAEGIRDCYAAELRDEKVTWMIGAPSERQALESFEKWKEWAEAFRVAIADYQEKRDGGSEALLKSATMTFPGGSRVIAVPGRPDTVRGFSANVLLTEFAFFDDPDATWRAVFPSITNPLRGGLKKIRLISTPNGQGNKFHDLWVKNYQVDGAKWSCHRVTIEDAVREGLPIDIEEQRAAIDDPDGWAQEYLCEFMDTAAVLLSYDLIAAAENPQAASAQPPEFWATTARNAEPLYLGIDFGRKRDLTVCWALVKVAGTYHLTREVLELAKLPTGEQMEILRPRIARSRRACFDYTGPGVGLGDFLVKEFGEWDPQKDRFGRVELCTFTADLKQEIFSKLRMAFDQRTLGIPASRVVREDLHSVHRVTTPGGNVTYRAPHTADGHADRCTALALALRAAGTGSATFSYTKVTPTERTPIG, translated from the coding sequence GTGACCAGTCCGCTGGATCTGCTGCTGCGGTACCAGCGTCGGTGGGCTGACGATGCGCACCGGTTCAAGATCGGGCTGATGGCCCGCCAGGTGGGCAAGGATTTCTCCAGCGGTGCGGAGGGGATCCGTGACTGCTACGCGGCCGAGCTCAGGGACGAGAAGGTGACGTGGATGATCGGGGCGCCCTCGGAGCGCCAGGCCCTGGAGAGCTTCGAAAAATGGAAGGAGTGGGCCGAGGCCTTTCGGGTGGCCATTGCCGACTACCAGGAAAAGCGCGACGGCGGCAGCGAGGCCCTGCTCAAAAGCGCCACGATGACGTTCCCGGGCGGCAGCCGTGTCATCGCGGTGCCCGGGCGGCCGGACACGGTCCGGGGATTCTCGGCCAATGTCCTGCTGACGGAGTTCGCCTTCTTCGACGATCCGGACGCGACGTGGAGGGCGGTCTTCCCGAGCATAACCAACCCGCTCCGGGGTGGGCTGAAGAAGATCCGGCTCATCTCCACGCCCAACGGGCAGGGCAACAAGTTCCACGACCTCTGGGTGAAGAACTACCAGGTGGACGGGGCCAAATGGTCGTGCCATCGGGTGACCATTGAAGATGCGGTGCGTGAGGGGCTGCCGATTGATATCGAGGAGCAACGGGCCGCGATTGATGATCCGGACGGCTGGGCTCAGGAGTACCTGTGCGAGTTCATGGACACGGCCGCCGTGCTGTTGTCCTACGACTTGATCGCCGCGGCCGAGAATCCCCAGGCGGCCAGCGCTCAACCCCCGGAGTTCTGGGCCACCACCGCGCGAAACGCCGAGCCGCTGTATCTGGGCATTGATTTTGGGCGCAAGCGTGACCTCACCGTCTGCTGGGCGCTGGTCAAGGTGGCGGGCACCTACCACCTGACCCGCGAGGTCCTCGAGTTGGCCAAGCTGCCCACCGGCGAACAGATGGAGATCCTGCGCCCCCGGATCGCGCGGTCGCGCCGGGCGTGCTTCGACTACACCGGGCCGGGGGTCGGCCTGGGAGATTTCCTCGTGAAGGAGTTCGGCGAATGGGATCCCCAGAAGGACCGATTCGGCCGGGTCGAGCTCTGCACGTTCACCGCGGACCTCAAGCAGGAAATCTTCTCCAAGCTGCGGATGGCGTTCGATCAGCGCACGCTGGGGATCCCGGCGTCGCGGGTGGTCCGGGAGGATCTGCATTCGGTGCATCGGGTGACGACTCCCGGGGGCAACGTCACCTACCGGGCCCCGCACACGGCCGACGGGCATGCCGACCGATGCACGGCTCTTGCGCTTGCGTTGCGGGCAGCCGGCACCGGCAGCGCCACGTTCTCCTACACCAAGGTCACGCCGACTGAACGCACCCCGATCGGATGA
- a CDS encoding DNA adenine methylase translates to MTAPQAPKALLRWPGSKRRMLKHLLPLVPADAHCYCEVFSGSAALLLAKDRHPVEVVNDLNTDIVALMRNAHFHLPALLEEMRWFVASRRDFFDFRDQPGLTEIQRAARFLLRNRISFGGQMTSFGVSKTPGGGVGFDRDEVGQRLEAVRRRLNKVVVENLPYERCLQNYDSERTVFFLDPPYVDAPTGAYQGWSQQEMVQLRGRLDRLRGRWILTINDSDPNRRLFEDCTVRQIATVNGLANRRTTKGIKFGELIVTPR, encoded by the coding sequence ATGACTGCACCTCAGGCTCCCAAGGCGCTTCTCCGCTGGCCTGGATCCAAGCGCCGGATGCTCAAGCATCTGCTGCCGTTGGTGCCGGCAGACGCGCATTGCTACTGCGAGGTGTTCTCCGGGAGCGCTGCGTTGCTGCTGGCCAAGGACCGTCATCCGGTGGAGGTCGTCAACGACCTGAACACCGACATCGTGGCACTGATGCGCAACGCACACTTCCACCTGCCGGCCTTGTTGGAGGAGATGCGGTGGTTTGTCGCTTCCCGTCGCGACTTCTTTGACTTCCGGGATCAGCCGGGCCTGACCGAGATCCAGAGGGCCGCTCGATTTCTCCTCCGCAACCGGATCTCCTTCGGCGGACAGATGACCTCCTTCGGGGTCTCCAAAACTCCTGGAGGCGGCGTCGGGTTCGATCGCGACGAGGTCGGCCAACGCCTGGAGGCCGTTCGACGGAGGCTCAATAAGGTCGTCGTCGAGAATCTCCCCTACGAGCGCTGCCTGCAGAACTACGATTCCGAGCGGACGGTCTTTTTCCTGGACCCTCCGTATGTGGATGCCCCGACAGGGGCGTACCAAGGCTGGTCACAGCAGGAAATGGTTCAGTTGAGGGGTCGCCTGGATCGGCTCCGGGGCCGCTGGATCCTCACGATCAACGACTCCGACCCCAACCGTCGCCTGTTTGAAGATTGCACGGTCCGCCAGATTGCGACGGTCAACGGCCTGGCAAATCGCCGGACCACCAAAGGCATCAAGTTCGGCGAACTCATCGTCACCCCGCGGTGA
- a CDS encoding DUF935 family protein yields MAQTQISVERIRLGIENRLNYIRYATPEKVGYLLDAYYTGGFEIAKLWDALERRHPTIAAVVGKRKADVGRMDWQVLVRSDLDDGLEAEAQRHADALKGFYDNLQVTSALKQDETGGVGLLAQQILDARGKEYSVHEWIWRLPSRGRGLTAEFRACPMWWFENRTGRLRYLPDDGQMYGVPMDPKEWLVSAAPAPLMEATTVAWLFTHACLNDWLAFCDKFGMPGLLGKTDAAQGSKEWDAMVTAVREFGQDWAAVVNREAGIDVIEASSSGTLPYPELVNVMTRSIITLWRGGDLSTLSSTQGEGQGASVQDGETNLLKEDDARFVSEKLQERVDRQVIAYYFGPGVEPLAYFELQPPVQSDIARELQVDAMFLNHGMPLGRADFYERYSRRMPDPATPPEEIIIGRSAPEAAPTQGQPGRPRLGLSNAVRILNAAADARVSEALKESAMAEITPALRRALEPLFARLEDIAAMEDAVQQRMAMEAVRRDLPDFLLRADVADADLVAAIEGLLGSSTVNGLLSAPELPGERARP; encoded by the coding sequence ATGGCTCAGACCCAAATTTCGGTGGAACGGATCCGGCTGGGGATCGAAAACCGGCTGAACTACATCCGCTACGCGACCCCGGAGAAAGTCGGTTACCTGCTCGACGCGTACTACACCGGCGGCTTCGAGATCGCCAAACTGTGGGATGCCTTGGAGCGGCGGCACCCGACGATCGCCGCCGTCGTGGGCAAGCGGAAGGCTGACGTGGGGCGGATGGACTGGCAGGTCCTGGTGCGATCGGATCTCGACGACGGATTGGAGGCGGAGGCGCAGCGTCACGCCGATGCGTTGAAGGGGTTCTACGACAACCTGCAGGTGACCAGCGCCCTCAAACAGGACGAGACCGGGGGTGTCGGACTCCTGGCGCAGCAGATCCTGGACGCCCGCGGGAAAGAGTACTCGGTCCATGAATGGATCTGGAGATTGCCCAGCCGTGGACGTGGCCTGACCGCCGAGTTCCGGGCCTGCCCAATGTGGTGGTTCGAGAACCGCACAGGCCGGCTCCGCTACCTCCCCGACGACGGTCAGATGTACGGCGTGCCGATGGATCCCAAGGAGTGGCTCGTGAGCGCCGCGCCGGCCCCCCTGATGGAGGCCACCACCGTGGCGTGGCTGTTCACGCACGCCTGTCTGAACGACTGGCTGGCGTTCTGCGACAAGTTCGGCATGCCCGGGCTGCTGGGGAAGACCGATGCCGCCCAGGGCAGCAAGGAGTGGGACGCCATGGTCACTGCGGTACGTGAGTTCGGGCAGGATTGGGCGGCGGTGGTCAACCGCGAGGCGGGCATTGATGTCATTGAGGCATCCTCGAGCGGCACGTTGCCCTACCCCGAGCTGGTGAATGTGATGACCCGCTCGATCATCACCCTGTGGCGGGGGGGTGATCTCAGCACCCTCAGTTCCACCCAGGGCGAGGGGCAAGGCGCGTCAGTCCAGGACGGCGAGACCAATTTGCTCAAGGAAGACGATGCGCGGTTCGTCAGCGAGAAGCTGCAGGAGCGCGTGGATCGGCAGGTGATCGCCTACTACTTCGGGCCGGGGGTCGAGCCACTGGCGTACTTCGAGTTGCAACCGCCGGTGCAGTCGGACATCGCCAGGGAGCTGCAAGTGGACGCGATGTTCCTGAATCACGGAATGCCGCTGGGCCGTGCCGATTTCTACGAGCGCTACAGCCGCAGGATGCCGGATCCGGCAACGCCTCCCGAAGAAATCATCATCGGCCGGTCCGCACCCGAAGCGGCGCCCACGCAGGGTCAGCCCGGCCGGCCGCGGCTGGGATTGTCCAACGCGGTGCGCATCCTGAACGCGGCGGCCGATGCGCGCGTTTCCGAGGCGCTGAAGGAATCCGCCATGGCCGAGATCACTCCGGCCCTGCGCCGGGCGTTGGAACCGCTCTTCGCCCGCCTGGAAGACATCGCCGCGATGGAGGATGCGGTCCAGCAGCGCATGGCCATGGAGGCGGTGCGCAGGGATCTGCCGGATTTCCTGCTGCGCGCCGACGTGGCCGATGCCGATCTGGTGGCGGCGATCGAAGGGTTGCTCGGCTCCTCCACTGTGAACGGTCTGCTGTCTGCACCGGAGCTTCCCGGCGAACGTGCGCGCCCATGA